One genomic window of Bradyrhizobium sp. CCGE-LA001 includes the following:
- the hisC gene encoding histidinol-phosphate transaminase, whose product MSRPVPNPGILDIAPYTPGKSPVPEPGRKVFKLSANETPFGPSPKAIEAFKRVADHLEDYPEGTSRVLREAIGRSFGLDPNRIICGAGSDEILNLLAHTYLGQGDEAISTTHGFLVYPIATMAVGAKNVIAQEKNLTCDVDAILNAVTPKTKLVWLANPNNPTGTYVPFDEVKRLRAGLPSHVLLVLDAAYCDYVSRNDYEMGIELVATTENTVVTHTFSKIHGLAALRIGWMFGPEHIIDAVNRIRGPFNVSTPAMYAAVAAIEDTAHQAMSKQFTETWRNWLTEEIGKLDLKVTPSVANFVLIHFPTEGKTADAADAYLTKRGLVLRALKNYGLPHALRMTIGTEEANRLVVEGLRDFMAGK is encoded by the coding sequence ATGTCCCGCCCCGTGCCGAATCCCGGCATTCTCGATATTGCACCCTATACGCCCGGCAAGAGCCCGGTGCCGGAGCCGGGCCGCAAGGTGTTCAAGCTCTCGGCCAACGAGACGCCGTTCGGGCCTTCGCCGAAGGCGATCGAGGCGTTCAAGCGCGTCGCCGATCATCTGGAAGACTATCCGGAAGGTACCTCGCGGGTGCTGCGCGAGGCGATCGGCCGCTCCTTCGGGCTCGATCCCAACCGCATCATTTGCGGCGCCGGCTCCGACGAGATCCTCAATCTGCTCGCCCACACCTATCTCGGCCAGGGCGACGAGGCGATCTCCACCACCCACGGCTTCCTGGTCTACCCGATCGCGACCATGGCCGTGGGCGCCAAGAACGTCATCGCGCAGGAGAAAAACCTCACCTGCGACGTCGACGCTATCCTTAACGCCGTGACGCCGAAGACAAAGCTGGTCTGGCTCGCCAACCCCAACAATCCGACCGGCACCTATGTGCCGTTCGACGAGGTCAAGCGGCTGCGCGCCGGACTGCCGTCGCACGTGCTGCTGGTGCTGGACGCCGCCTATTGCGACTATGTCTCGCGCAACGACTACGAAATGGGGATCGAGCTCGTCGCCACCACCGAGAATACCGTGGTGACGCACACCTTCTCCAAGATCCACGGACTTGCCGCACTGCGCATCGGCTGGATGTTCGGGCCCGAGCACATCATCGACGCCGTCAACCGCATCCGCGGCCCCTTCAACGTGTCGACGCCGGCGATGTACGCCGCGGTCGCCGCGATCGAGGACACCGCGCACCAGGCGATGTCGAAGCAGTTCACCGAAACCTGGCGCAACTGGCTGACCGAGGAGATCGGCAAGCTCGACCTGAAGGTGACCCCGAGCGTCGCCAATTTCGTGCTGATCCATTTCCCGACCGAGGGCAAGACCGCGGACGCGGCCGACGCCTACCTGACTAAGCGGGGCTTGGTGCTGCGCGCGCTGAAGAATTACGGCCTGCCGCATGCGCTGCGCATGACCATCGGTACCGAGGAGGCGAACCGCCTCGTTGTCGAGGGCTTGCGCGACTTCATGGCCGGCAAATGA
- a CDS encoding DUF2125 domain-containing protein, with product MSNMTVATGRRRSRWGLFIAPIFVLVLAVAWTCFWFYAASQAEIAADAWRAQEAKAGRIYDCAKRSIAGFPFRFEVQCSGASVALVSQNASKTPFTAKLDNILVVAQVYDPKLVIAEFSAPATLTDGVTQNTFVVNWSKGRSSVVGLPAVPDRASLVFDDPSLNRLDGSVQVPLARAKQVELHGRLADGSKSDHPVIETVLHVAQGSIQGVHPLLAEPFEADTRAKITGLKDLTPKPWPQRFREIQAAGGQIEIVQSRIQQGEMIAVAAGTLGLSPNGRLDGELQMTVTGLERVIPALGIEKMLEEGVPQATLDRLAPGVKSQDLNNLFGALDRAVPGLGKVIKQNANAGVAAGINSIGTESMLEGKKARSFPLKFVDGAVLLGPVKVGQITPLY from the coding sequence ATGTCCAATATGACCGTTGCCACAGGCCGCCGCCGCTCTCGTTGGGGCCTATTCATCGCTCCGATTTTCGTCCTTGTCCTCGCGGTGGCCTGGACCTGCTTCTGGTTCTATGCCGCCTCGCAGGCCGAAATCGCCGCAGACGCCTGGCGGGCGCAGGAGGCCAAGGCGGGCCGCATCTATGACTGCGCCAAGCGCTCGATCGCCGGCTTCCCGTTCCGCTTCGAGGTGCAGTGCTCGGGCGCCAGTGTCGCCCTGGTCTCGCAAAACGCGAGCAAGACGCCGTTCACGGCGAAGCTCGACAACATCCTGGTCGTCGCCCAGGTCTATGACCCCAAGCTCGTCATCGCCGAGTTCTCCGCGCCGGCGACATTGACCGACGGCGTCACGCAAAACACCTTCGTGGTGAATTGGAGCAAGGGCCGCAGCAGCGTCGTCGGCCTGCCGGCGGTGCCGGACCGTGCCTCCCTCGTGTTCGACGATCCCAGCCTCAACCGTCTCGACGGCAGCGTGCAGGTGCCGCTCGCGCGCGCCAAGCAGGTCGAGCTGCACGGCCGTCTCGCGGACGGATCGAAGTCCGATCATCCTGTCATCGAGACCGTGCTCCATGTCGCGCAGGGCAGCATCCAGGGTGTGCATCCGCTGCTCGCCGAGCCGTTCGAGGCGGACACGCGCGCGAAGATCACGGGCCTCAAAGACCTCACGCCAAAACCCTGGCCGCAGCGCTTCCGCGAGATCCAGGCCGCCGGCGGCCAAATCGAGATCGTGCAGTCACGCATCCAGCAGGGCGAGATGATCGCGGTTGCGGCCGGCACGCTCGGCCTTTCGCCCAACGGCCGGCTCGACGGCGAATTGCAGATGACGGTCACCGGCCTCGAGCGCGTGATCCCGGCACTCGGCATCGAGAAGATGCTGGAGGAGGGCGTGCCGCAAGCCACGCTCGATCGCCTTGCGCCCGGCGTGAAGTCGCAGGACCTCAACAATCTGTTCGGCGCGCTCGATCGCGCCGTTCCCGGCCTCGGCAAGGTCATCAAGCAGAATGCCAATGCCGGCGTTGCCGCCGGCATCAATTCGATCGGCACCGAGAGCATGCTGGAAGGCAAGAAGGCGCGGAGCTTCCCGCTGAAATTCGTCGACGGTGCCGTGCTGCTCGGCCCGGTCAAGGTCGGGCAGATCACGCCGCTGTATTGA
- a CDS encoding prephenate/arogenate dehydrogenase family protein — protein sequence MSTQAHFQRVALIGFGLIGGSIARAAKLQGLAGTIVTTARSEKTRARVAELGIVDEVVATNAEAVKDADLVILCIPVGACGPVAQEIAAHLKPGAIVSDVGSVKGAVVRDMAPHLPQGVHFVPAHPVAGTEHSGPDSGFAELFINRWCILTPPDGTDAAATEHLRAFWAAMGAKVEVMTPDHHDLVLAITSHLPHLIAYTIVGTADELAQVTESEVIKFSAGGFRDFTRIAASDPTMWRDVFLANKEAVLEMLGTFTEDLAKLTRAIRRGDGEALFDHFTRTRAIRRGIVEIGQDSAAPDFGRPHAALKKP from the coding sequence ATGAGCACGCAGGCGCATTTCCAGCGCGTGGCGCTGATCGGCTTCGGCCTGATCGGCGGTTCGATCGCGCGCGCCGCGAAGCTCCAGGGGCTGGCAGGCACGATCGTCACCACCGCGCGCTCGGAGAAGACGCGCGCCCGCGTCGCCGAACTCGGCATCGTCGATGAGGTGGTGGCGACCAACGCGGAGGCCGTGAAGGACGCCGATCTCGTCATCCTCTGCATTCCCGTCGGCGCCTGCGGGCCCGTTGCACAGGAGATCGCTGCTCATCTCAAGCCGGGGGCGATCGTCTCCGATGTCGGCTCGGTGAAGGGCGCGGTGGTCAGGGACATGGCCCCGCATCTGCCGCAAGGCGTTCATTTCGTGCCGGCGCATCCGGTCGCCGGCACCGAGCACTCGGGCCCGGATTCGGGCTTTGCCGAGCTGTTCATCAACCGCTGGTGCATCCTCACCCCGCCCGATGGCACCGACGCGGCGGCCACTGAGCACCTGCGCGCCTTCTGGGCGGCGATGGGCGCCAAGGTCGAGGTGATGACGCCGGATCATCATGATCTCGTGCTCGCCATCACCAGCCATCTGCCGCATCTGATCGCCTACACCATCGTCGGCACCGCCGACGAGCTGGCCCAGGTGACCGAATCCGAGGTGATCAAATTCTCCGCCGGCGGCTTTCGCGACTTCACCCGCATCGCGGCCTCCGATCCGACGATGTGGCGGGACGTCTTCCTCGCCAACAAGGAAGCGGTGCTGGAGATGCTCGGGACCTTCACCGAGGATCTCGCGAAGCTCACGCGTGCGATCCGCCGCGGCGACGGCGAGGCGCTGTTCGACCACTTCACCCGCACCCGCGCCATTCGCCGCGGCATCGTCGAGATCGGCCAGGATTCGGCCGCGCCCGATTTCGGCCGACCGCATGCGGCGCTGAAGAAGCCTTAG
- a CDS encoding chorismate mutase, translating into MSQRPPAPPSLQELRKEIDAIDEGMHRLLMQRGDIIDRLIQVKQTQEVGSAFRPAREASMMREIVQRHRGILPLDTVESIWRVIISTFTYVQAPFSVHADISVSEPAMRDSARFHFGFTVPYVAHFSAQAAVEAVAKSKGDLALVSATSSRTPWWLELEADGAPKIIARMPFVERADHPAALPVFAISRVADSALVTEVETFSVRVSGWNAEVARALSPLAEIVAVPDTAFDGAALLVSVTHATSIDKIRAALIEAGASVRSTALVGSHATRYTVPPTGAKS; encoded by the coding sequence CGAGGGCATGCATCGCCTCCTGATGCAGCGCGGCGACATCATCGACCGCCTGATCCAGGTGAAGCAGACCCAGGAGGTCGGCTCGGCGTTCCGCCCCGCGCGCGAGGCTTCGATGATGCGCGAGATCGTGCAGCGCCATCGCGGCATCCTGCCGCTCGACACGGTCGAGAGCATCTGGCGCGTCATCATCTCGACCTTCACCTATGTCCAGGCGCCGTTCTCCGTGCATGCCGACATCTCGGTGAGCGAGCCTGCGATGCGCGATTCCGCGCGCTTCCATTTCGGCTTCACGGTGCCTTACGTCGCACATTTCAGCGCGCAGGCTGCGGTCGAAGCGGTGGCGAAATCCAAGGGCGACCTGGCACTGGTCTCGGCGACGTCGAGCCGCACGCCGTGGTGGCTGGAGCTGGAAGCGGACGGCGCGCCGAAAATCATCGCGCGGATGCCTTTCGTCGAGCGCGCCGACCATCCGGCCGCGCTGCCGGTGTTCGCGATCTCGCGCGTCGCCGACAGCGCCCTGGTGACCGAGGTCGAGACCTTCAGCGTGCGCGTGTCGGGCTGGAACGCCGAGGTCGCGCGCGCCCTGTCGCCGCTGGCCGAGATCGTGGCGGTGCCCGACACCGCCTTCGACGGCGCGGCCCTGCTGGTCTCGGTCACGCATGCGACCAGCATCGACAAAATCAGGGCTGCCCTGATCGAGGCGGGGGCCTCGGTGCGCTCCACGGCCCTCGTCGGCAGCCACGCAACGCGCTATACGGTGCCCCCGACCGGGGCGAAATCGTAA